The genomic region TTATAAACGGGAGATTTATCGTCTTGCAGATAATGCGGAGCCATAAGCTTGATTTAGTGAGGCTTGACAATATATACCGTTGTAGTTATAATTATTATCAATGTATTTGTTCGGATTTATTTTTTGTTTTATTTGATCGGAATCAACTAAACATTAATGGTGTTCTATAGGGGTCTTAAAAAACCCCTATATTTTGCTGCTGTGATTTACATATCATTGTAAATTTATTTTGAACGGGGGATTATATGGCTGAAATTTCGGCAAAAGAAGATATTGTTAAAAAGAAAAAAAATAATTACAGGTATTATAAACGAAAAAAAGTACAAACTGCTGAGACTGATTTAGTTAATGACAATATTAAATCACAAAAAATACAGAATACAGTAAAGCCTGCGCAAAAGCAAAATGCCAAGAATTCTAATGCTTCTAAAGGGCATAATGAGGATGTCACATTTAAAGAGAAACTACGCGTTATACCGCTTGGTGGCCTTGATGAAATAGGGAAAAATACAACTGTTTTGGAATACGGCGACGAAATGATAGTAATAGATGCTGGTTTAGCATTTCCAAGCGGAGATATGCTCGGGATAGATCTTGTTATTCCTGATTACAAATATCTGGTTAGTAATTATGAGAAAATAAAGGCGGTTATATTAACTCATGGACATGAAGATCATATAGGTGGATTGCCCTATCTTCTCAAACAGATAAATGTGCCTGTTTACGGAACAAGGCTTACTTTGGGAATCGTGCGTGCTAAACTTGAGGAGCATAAGCTTAAAAAAATTAAACTGCACGAAGTAAAAGCCGGTTCTACTATTACACTTGGTAAATTTAAAATTGAATTTATTCATACAAATCACTCAATTCCGGATTCAACAGCACTATCAATTACGACTCCTGTAGGAATTGTTATTTTTACAGGTGATTTCAAAATTGATACAACTCCTATAGACGGAGGAATGATCGATCTTGCCCGATTCGGAGAATTAGGTAAGAAAGGTGTACTTGCGCTATTTTCTGATTCAACAAATGCTGAACGGCCTGGCATGGCGATGAGCGAGAAGGTTGTTGGCGAGGCCTTTGACAACTTATTTAAAACTAATACTAAACGGATAATAGTAGCTACATTTGCTTCTAATGTCCACAGAGTTCAACAGGTCATTGACGCTGCAGTCAAATTCGGGCGAAAGGTTGCAGTTTCAGGCAGAAGCATGGTTAATATCATTAAAGTTGCTTCAGAGCTTGGCATGATGAATATTCCAGATGGGACAATGATTGACCTTTCAATGATTTCACGTTATACGGATGATAAATTGGTATTGATCACAACAGGCAGCCAGGGAGAACCTATGTCAGCACTTGCAAGAATGGCTTCCTCTGACCACCGTAACGTTGAAATAGGTCCGAATGACATGGTTATTATCTCAGCCAATCCAATTCCTGGTAACGAAAAAACAGTTTCAAAGGTCGTAAACGAGCTTATTAAACTTGTCGCGGAATTTATATCCGAAAGACTTCGCGAGATACATGTTTCAGGTCATGCTTGTCAAGAAGAGCTGAAGATGATGATATCACTTGTTAGACCGAAATTTTTCGTGCCGATACATGGTGAATATAAGCATATCTATAAGCATGCTCAGCTTGCAAAAAGGCTTGGTTACACCAATGATAATATTATAATGATGGAAACAGGAAAGGTATTGGAATTTACTGAAAGTACAGCAAAAATCAATGGCAGCGTTCCCAGCGGCGCAGTTTTAATTGATGGCCTTGGCGTGGGAGACGTTGGCAATATTGTCTTGCGTGATAGAAAATTATTATCTGAAGACGGATTGATAATAATTGTTGCTTCAATAGATGCGGCAACTGGGCAGCTTTTAGCAGGCCCCGATATTGTATCACGTGGGTTTGTTTATGTGCGTGAAGCTGAAGATATGATAGAAACAGCACGTAAAATAGCAAGAGATATTTTTGAAAAATACGAAAAAAATTATACACGCGATTGGCAGGCACTTAAAAGTGAAGTGAAGGATGAACTATCGCGGTATCTTTATTCGAAAACCAAAAGAAGCCCTATGATTTTACCTGTTATTATGGATATTTAAAAGGTGGCCTAAAGCCATCTTTTATTTAAATTTTGATGTTTTTTCTATTTTTCGAAATTAAAAAAATATTATTTCAATATAATAAATACCATGATATAATACTATATTAATCACACAACGTATTTGGAGAGTGAACATTTGGAAAAGACAGATAACAGATATCAAGGGATTGCAGTATTTGCATCTATTTTTTATATTATTGCCTGCCTTATGATCATAATGCCCGGAACGCAAGTATTCGGGGTCGTGTTTTCTGCTGTATGCGGGGTTACACTCATTGCCGGCGGAAGATATAAAATCCTAACGATTGCGACGGTTGCTTTAACTGCGTACAGTTTTTTTGGCGCAAAGAATTTAGCAGGTGCTCTCTGTATTTTACTGATAATTTTTCCGCTCTCGATTATCATGGGCCTAGGTGCTGTAAAAAAGACTGATATTAAAATACTGACGGTTTTTGGTGCTGAACTTTTAACTGCAGCAGCACTTGGGATAATTGCGTATGTTGTATTTAAAATTAACGGTAAACTTACGATAACTGATTTGCGCTCATTTATAAATAATTTAATCGACGGAATCTCACAGTCGTATGCTGGACTCATGCGCTCTATGCTTACGGGCAATCCATCTGCGGCTCAGCAAAACGAGATAAACAGCATTGCAAAGCTGCTAAAACAAACGCTCGGAATAGAATTTCCAGGAATCATAATTGTAATTGCGACTGTCACATCATTTGCTGCGGCAGTTGTTGCACGCGCGACAGATAAAATAGTAAGCGGCGATAAACGTAAATTACTGGAGGATTTTCGAGTATCACGTGCAGGGGCTGTTTTGGTTATAATCGCTATGATTGCAAGCGTATTTTTGGGAAATTTCGCAAATGTAATGCTGTATAATTTCGTATTTGTCATGACTCCGGCATTTATACTTGAGGGGATTTTATATTTAATCAGGTTATTCAAAAATGGTATGTTAATACGATCACCTTTGATGTTTTATATCATCGTTTTTGGACTGTTTTTTATAGGTGTTATGAAGCTAATCGTATTTTTCGGTCTCTATGATGCACTTCGTATTAATTGGTCAAAGTTAATTAAGCGACCAGATGACGAAGACTTTTGATTTTTTCATATAAGAGAGGGGGATTTATGAGAAAAATTCAAAAGGGGAAGTTAAAAAATAACATTATAATATCTTTATCTTTTTTGATTTTAATAATCATTGGATATTTCTTTGGATTAGTCGCTGGAACAGGTTTTCTTTTTGGAATAATTGCCAGCTTATCAGTTTATATTGTTTTTACAGCTCTTCCTGTGGGAAAATTAAATGCATTTATGAATAAACTTCCCGCAGATATTACTGCCAACGCTGGAAATGCGTTAGTAAAATCTCCTTTTCCTATTGCTGTTGTAAGTGCTGACGGAACCATTGTTTGGGTTAATGACGCTTTTTCGAGAACAATTTCAAAAAAAGCGTTTTTTGGTAAAAAAATTAATGAATTCGAACAGGGTGTAGATATAGCAAAGGTAAAAAAAGATACATTGGCTTCAGGAGTGCATGTCACAGTTGGAGAAAATGATAAAAAGTTTATCATCTTTGGAATACCTGTTTATAATGAAAACAAGGAAAATGTTCCTGACCAGCAGATGTATGTTCTATATTTTGAGGAAGAAACAGAGTTTGTAAACCTAAGCAAGCTCTACAGAGACAGCAGGCCAGTTACTGGACTGGTTTTAATAGATAATTATGATGAGGTTGCCGCTTTTGCTAGAAGCCGTGATAAGTCAGGGGTAATGGCCGAAATAGACAAACAGATAAGCGAATGGGCTGAAGGAGCATGTGCTCTGTTCAGACAGATGGACAATAACAGGTATATAATAGTATTTGAAGAAAAATATCTAGATCAAATTAAAGAGTCCAAATTCGGTATACTTGATTCTATAAGAAAAATAACAATTGACAAAACCCCTGTGACCATATCTATCGGCATTGGCACTGAAGGTGCTACATTTGCCCAAAGCTATGAATTTGCGGCTCAAGCACTTGATATGGCTTTGGGTAGAGGCGGAGATCAGGCGGTAATAAAAACCAAAAATAACTATGAATTTTACGGCGGACGCTCTAAAGGCGTTGAAAAAAGAACAAAGGTCAAATCACGTGTAATAGCGGATTCATTGATGGCGCTTATTGAAAATAGCGATAATGTCCTCGTTATGGGACATAAATACGCAGATTTTGACGCTGTCGGTGCAAGTGTAGGTATTGCGCGCATATCTAAGGTTGCCGGCAAGCGTGTTAACATAGTATGCAACAGGAGCACCAACCTTGCAATGCCTTTAATTGAAAACTTGGAGAAAATGCCTGATTATGAAGGCGTGTTCGTTGATCCGCTTACGGGGCTCGATCTCCTTCGCTTAAAAACATTGCTTGTAGTTTGTGATGTTCACAGCCTTCATTATGTTGAGTTTGCAGATATAGTAAAAAATGCTGCTAATATCGTTGTAATTGATCATCACAGGAAAATGACAGATTATATAGAAAACGCGGTATTGAATTATCACGAACCCTATGCTTCATCAACAAGTGAAATCGTAACCGAGCTAGTTCAATATATTGATGGTGAAGGAACACTTCTCAGTGACGAGGCATCAGCACTTCTTGCAGGAATTGTGCTCGACACCAAAAACTTCTTTTTTAAAACAGGGTTCAGAACTTTTGAAGCTGCAGCCTATCTCAGAAAAGCCGGCGCTGATCCTATGGAGGTCAAAAAGACATTCCAAAGCGATTTCGACAGTTATGTAAGAAAGACAGAATTCATACAAAATGCTGACTTTTATAAGGATAAAATCGCCATTTCAATATGGAATGGAGAACCGTTTGAAGATGCAAAAACTGTTATGGCACAGGCGGCGGATGAGCTTCTTTCCATTGAAGGAGTTGAAGCATCCTTTGTATTATATATGGTCGGCGATAATGTTCATATATCAAGCCGGTCGTTAGGCACCATCAATGTTCAGAGTATTATGGAATATTTAGGCGGCGGCGGGCACATGACTAACGCCGGCGTTCAGGTAAGCGGCACCTTAGACGAAGCAAAAATAAAACTGATCGCGGCAATAGACCGCTATCTGGCAGAGAATAACGGAGGTTAACATGAAAGTAATTTTGCAGGCAGATGTTAAAGGAACGGGTAAAAAAGGTCAGCTAGTCAATGTCAGCGACGGATATGCTCGAAATTTTCTTTTCCCCAAAAAACTTGCTACTGAGGCTAACGACACAAATATAAGCAAGCTGAAAGCACAAGAGGAAGCGGTAAAATTCCGTTTAGAGACAGAAAAGAAAGAGGCAAGAGAACTTGCCGGTAAACTTGAAGGAAAAACTGTTAAAATTGCAGCTAAAGGCGGAGAACAAGGTAAATTATTTGGTTCTGTCACATCCAAAGAGATAAGCGAAGAGCTTTCAAAACAATTTGGACTTGTCATTGACAAAAAGAAGATCGTATTAAATGACGATATCAAGCATTTTGGAACCGTTGAGGTCGAAGCAAAAATATATCCCGAAATATCCGCTAAATTTTTTGTTATGGTTTATGCTGCTTAATAAAAATAGGAGGCTGAAATGGCTGAAGAAATGAATATTTCAAGAGTGCCGTTCAGCCTTGAGGCTGAACAGGCAGTTCTTGGAGCGGTACTTATTGACCCGGACAGCATGAATGATGTTGCCGACATGCTTACGCCGCAGGATTTTTATATAGAGCAGAATGCTCAAATTTATGAAATAATGTACGGCATGTACACAGATAACCAAACGGTGGATGTCGTAACCCTGCTTGAGGGTATGAAAACGGCCGGAGTCTATGAAGAAGGTCAAAGCAAAAAATACGTGCTGCAGCTGGCAGAATTCGTGCCTACAAGCAGTAATATAAAAAAGTATGCACGTATAGTCTGGGAAAAATCACTGATGCGAGGTCTTATTGGAGCAGCTGGAGAAATCATAGATATGTGCTCAGAAGAGAGTGATGAGTTTGCAAGTATCCTCGACGCTTCTGAACAGAAAATCTATGATATTACGAACGGGCGAAAAAGTTATGAGTTCACGCCTATGCTTCAAATCGTATCTGATACATACCAGCGTATCAGTGATGCAGCAAGCGGCAATAATGACAAATATAAAGGCATTTCAACCGGGCTGTCTGATTTGGACGAAATAATATCAGGACTGAACAGGTCCGATTTGATAGTTATTGCGGCTCGTCCTGGTGTCGGAAAAACATCACTTGCTATGAACATTGCTCAATATGCCGCAACGAAAGACGGTAAGAAAGCTGCGGTATTTTCACTTGAAATGTCAAAGGAGCAGCTTGTAGCCCGTATGCTTGCTACACAATCCCGTATTCCGAGCACAAGACTTATGCGAGGCGATATAAGGGGGGACGAATGGGATAGGCTGACTGAGGCCGTTGATATGCTTGTTAAATGCAAACTGAGAATAGATGATAACCCTTCAGTAACAATTGCTGAGATGAAGGCAAAGATCCGACGCGAAAAAAATGTCGATCTTTTAATAATAGACTATTTACAGCTGATGCATTCTTCACGCCGTTCTGAAAACAGGGTAATCGAGGTTGCGGAGATAACGCGAAGCCTTAAAATAATGGCAAAGGAACTAAATATTCCAGTTGTTGTTTTGTCACAGCTTTCACGTGGCTCTGAGTCAAGAAATGAGCCTGTCTTGTCAGACCTTCGCGAATCCGGCGCAATAGAACAGGATGCGGATATAGTACTTATGCTCTATCGTGATGAAAATCCGGCTGATGAACAGGTCAGCATTGCTAAATGTAAAATTGCTAAAAACAGGCATGGCAGAACTGATACAATAGAGTTATACTGGGATGGAGAACTTACCCAGTTCAAAAACGTGGACAAGGTACACAATGAGTAAAAGAAACTTTGAAAAAAATCTGCTTAATATTATTCAAAAAGAAAAACTTGTTTATTCGGGGTGTACTGTTCTTGCTGCTGTTTCAGGAGGCGCTGATTCCACAGCATTGCTGTTAGCGCTGAACTCGGTAAAAGAAGCTGTAGGCTTTACACTTTGTGCAATACATGTCAATCATAATCTTAGAGGCGATGAATCTGACCGGGATGAATTATTTGTAAGGGATTTATGCGAAAAGTTAAAGATACCGCTAAGAGTGGCAAGCTGTAATGTAAAAAGCATAGAAAAGAAATTAAATATTTCAACAGAGCTTGCGGCACGTATAGCAAGATATAATGAATTTATAAATGAAGCCCGGGGATATTCCGGTTGTATCGTTGCAACTGCGCACACTCAGGACGATAACGCTGAAACAATACTTCATAACTTAATACGGGGAACAGGTCTTAAAGGCTTATGCGGAATACCACAGCGAATTGAGAAAGAAAGTATAGTTTTTATCAGGCCATTATTGAAAGTTACACGGAAAGAGATAATTGAGTATCTTGACGCTTATGGGCAAAGTTTTGTAACTGACAGCACAAATGCTGATGAAAAATACACAAGAAACGCAATTAGGCACAATATTAAAGCCTATATCGAGGAACGGCTCAATCCGTCTTTCTCTAGAACGATTTCTAGAATGAGCGAAGGACTGATTGAAGATGAAGAATACCTAAACAGTAAAGCACAAGAGTTTCTAAGCAAGGCACTTATTTATAAAGATGATAATGAAATTATTTTATCCGCTGAAAAAATCAAAGATTTTCATAATGCAATCTCTACCAGGATAATAGCAGTATGTATGAAATCATTAAGCGGCATTGATTATGAAAGATCTCATATTGAAGCGGGTCTGGATATTAGTTCTAAAGAAGGATTTAAAGAAGCCTCCGTTCCGGCAAATCTCAATGTTTATAAAAGCGGAGACAAGCTTGTCTTTAGAAAAGATAATGAAACCCTAGAACCATATTGTAAAGAACTTAAAAAAGGCGAAACATTTATACCTAACATTGGGAAATTTCATGTTTTAAGTCAGGATGATCCAAAAGTTAATTGTTTATTAATAAAAGAAAGAATCAGTTATGATAAAATCAGTAAAAATTTAGTTGTTCGAAGCCGCAGATCCGGGGACAGGATAGTTCTTAACACTTCCGCTGGGGGGAAAACATTAAAAAAATTATTTATTGAACTTAAAATACCAGCTGAGAAAAGAATAAAAATACCGGTTATTTGCGATGGCGATATGCCTATAGCTATTATGGGTTATGGTGTTACACCAATGTACAAACCGGATAAAAACACTAAGGATATAATGATAATTGGGTTGGAGGAGAGCAAACTATGAGTATGATGGACGATATTAAGGAGATTTTGATATCAGAAGAGAAACTTCATGAAAAAATTTCTGAAATGGGTCAAATAATAAGCGAGGATTATAAAGATAAAAATCTTTTGTTGGTTGGGATTTTAAAAGGTTCTGTAATGTTCATGACCGAACTTATGAAAAATATAACTATACCCGCCGCTATCGATTTTATGTCTGTTTCGAGTTATGGGAAAGGTACTAAATCGAGCGGAGTTGTTAAGATAGAAAAGGATCTTGATATAGCACTTGACAAATATGATGTATTAATTGTTGAGGATATTCTTGACAGCGGCATTACTTTGAGTTATATAATGGAAGTACTAAAAAATAAAAACGCAAAAAGCATTGCTCTTGCAACACTGCTCGATAAACCCGACAGACGTAAAATGCCTGTAAAGCTGGATTATGAAGGATTTATAATACCGGACGAATTTGTAGTGGGATATGGACTTGATTATGCAGAGAAATACAGAAATCTTCCCTTTATAGGCATTCTAAAACCATGTGTTTATACAGAGTAACAGGTTGTCCCTGACAGCATTAAAGGAGTGGAATAGTTGAAGATTAATTTAAAAAGTTTCGCATTTTACGCTTTACTTATTTTGGTTATTATTACAGCCATTACATTGCTGGATAGCGCGAATAGCAAAGAAAAACTGAAATATTCTGACATTATTGCTCAGTTTGAAGGTGGCAAAGTACAGGAATTTGTTATTGATGAAAATAACAATCTGACAATGAAGCTGCAGGATAATACCGAGCAGAAATACCGTCTTCCAAGTGCTAACCTATTTTTAAACGATGTTGGCGATTTAATAAAGCAGCAGCGTAGAGACGGAATACTAAAATCATATGATTATGAAGCGGCTCAGCAGCTGCCTGTTTGGGTTTCATTTATACCGTATGCGTTGCTTATATTAGTGTTTGGCGCCATGTGGTATTTTATGATGAGCAATATGAATGGCGGCGGCAGTAAAGCGATGTCTTTTGCCAAGTCTCGCGCAAAGAAAGGCATTGACGAATCACGCAAAAAAACCTTTGACGATGTTGCCGGGGCTGACGAGGAAAAAGAAGAACTTAAGGAAGTAGTCGATTTTCTTAAGAATCCCCGAAAATACATGGAGATAGGCGCGAGGATACCTAAAGGTATATTGCTTGTTGGCCCTCCGGGAACAGGTAAAACTCTTCTTGCACGTGCTGTAGCAGGAGAAGCGGGCGTTCCGTTTTTCTCGATCTCCGGATCTGACTTCGTTGAAATGTTTGTAGGCGTCGGCGCATCACGTGTTCGTGATCTCTTTGAGCAGGCCAAAAAGAATCTGCCATGTATTATTTTTATAGATGAAATTGATGCTGTCGGCAGACATAGAGGAGCCGGACTTGGCGGTGGCCATGATGAACGTGAGCAGACGTTAAATCAGCTGCTTGTTGAAATGGACGGATTCGGAACCAATGAAGGAGTTATAATCATCGCCGCAACAAACCGTCCGGATATCCTTGATCCCGCTTTGCTGCGCCCAGGACGTTTTGACAGACAGATCGTTGTAAATGTCCCTGATATAAAGGGACGTGAGGAGATTTTAAAGGTGCATGCACGCGGGAAGCCGCTTGCACAGGATGTCAATCTCAAAACGATTGCGAAGTCTACTGCCGGATTTACAGGCGCTGACCTAGAAAATTTATTAAATGAAGCTGCTCTGCTGGCAGCCAGGTTGAATACAAAAGTAATTACTGAGAAAAACATTCAGGATGCTACTATTAAGGTAATTGTCGGCCCAGAAAAGAGGTCACGAGTAATTACTGAACGTGAAAACAGACTTACCGCTTATCATGAAGCAGGTCATGCGATCGTAAGCAGATTTCTTGAGACACAGGATCCGGTTCATGAGATTAGTATTATTCCAAGAGGCCGCGCTGGAGGCTATACACTTTCGCTTCCAAAAGAAGATAAGTATTATTCAACACGGCAAGAAATGGAAGATGAAATTGTCGTACTGCTTGGAGGCAGAGCTGCTGAAAAACTGGCACTTACCGATATATCAACCGGTGCGTCAAACGATCTCGAACGTTCTACAAATATCGCACGCCAGATGATTACGAAATACGGTATGAGCGATAAGCTTGGCCCGGTTGTATTCGGCAATCCGCATGAAGAAGTCTTCCTTGGCCGTGATTTCACGACAACAAAAAATATATCAGAATCATTTGCCGCGCAGATAGATAACGAGCTTAAAAACATTATCGACAAGTGCTATGAAAAAGCGATTGGAATTCTTGATAAGTATATGGATAAGCTTCACGTCGTTGCTAAGACACTTCTTGAAAAAGAAAAAATCAGCGGCGAAGAATTTGAAGCGATTTTTAACACTGTTGGTGAACCTGAAGATTCTAACGAAATTTAATAGGCAGAAAATTATTTTCTTGGTATAGAAAGACCTCCTATCGTAAATGATAGGAGGTCTTTATTAGTTTTTAATTTATGCTCCGCAGCATTTTTTATATTTCTTGCCGCTTCCGCAGGGGCAAGGATCATTTCTGCCAACTTTAGGAGTATTGTTTTTCACTGTCTTACTAACCTTTTTTTCATCTCCGGCAAATCCTTCGCCGGTTTCACGAGCAACTTTTTCACGGCGCAACTCTGAATCGCTCTTTATTCTTGCAAGATAAATAAGTCTTACGGTATCTTCTTTGATTGCGTCAGTCATTGCCTCGAACATGTCATAGCTTTCAAATTTATACTCGATGACCGGATCTTGCTGACCATAAGCGCGAAGGCTTACGCCGCTGCGCAAATCGTCCATAGCGTCGATATGATCCATCCAGTTTTTATCGATACATTGCAGAAGTACTACACGCTCAAGCTCTCTCATTACGTCGTTTCCGTATTTCTGTTCCTTTTCGTCGTAAATCTTAAGAGCTTTTTGTTCGAGTTCTTCTATTAAATCATCCTTAGTCAGACCTTCAAGCTGCTCAATGGTATGATAATTTAAGTCTTCAGGCGTAAGGAATAACCCTATAAATGTCTGACGTAATTCATCGATTTTCCAGTCATCCGTGATCTCGCTTCCGCCGGTTGCAAGACTTACGTGGGTAGCAATAACGCTCTTTATCATAGAGATTATATTGTCATGCAGGTTCTCGCCGTCCAGAACTTTTTTACGTTCGCCGTATATTACTTCTCTCTGTTTATTCATGACATCGTCATATTGGAGAACGTTTTTACGGATATCAAAGTTTTTGCCTTCAACTCGTTTTTGAGCTGTTTCTATTGAGTTGGAAAGTATCCCAGCAGCAATAGGAGTTTCGTCGTCCATACCAAGCTTTTCGACTATCGCCTGGACTCTTTCACTTCCGAAAAGACGCATCAGATCGTCTTCAAGTGAAATGTAAAAACGCGATGCACCGGGGTCGCCCTGTCTGCCGGCACGACCGCGAAGCTGGTTATCAATACGTCTGCTTTCGTGCCTCTCGGTTCCGATTATAAATAATCCTCCCGATTCACAGACTTCATCAGCTTCAGCCTTTATTTGCTCTTTGAATTTACTGTTAAGTTCTGAATATTTTTTCCTTGCATCTATAATGTCTGGATTATCAGTCTCACCAAATGAATTAGAAACGTTAATAAGTTCCTCTGTGTATCCTTGTTTTCGCATTTCGTTTTTGGCAAGGAACTCAGCGTTGCCGCCGAGGATTATGTCGGTTCCACGTCCGGCCATGTTAGTTGCAATGGTAACGGCGCCCTTTTTACCAGCCTGTGCAACAATTTCGGCTTCTCTTTCATGCTGTTTAGCATTCAAGACATTATGCTTGATGCCCTGCATACCTAGCAGATGGCTGAGCGTTTCGGATTTTTCAATTGAAATTGTACCCACAAGCACCGGCTGACCTTTTTCATGACAAACCTTTATTTGTTTTACAACTGCATTGAATTTACCGTTTTCTGTTTTGTAAACCTCGTCGTCATAATCTTTTCTGACCATGGGTTTGTTTGTGGGAATTTCAATAACGTCAAGCCCGTAAATTTCTCTGAATTCAGTTTCCTCTGTAAGGGCTGTACCTGTCATACCTGATAACTTATCATAAAGTCTGAAATAATTCTGGAAAGTAATAGTTGCAAGCGTTTTTGATTCATTCTGAACCATTACGTGCTCTTTTGCCTCTATTGCCTGATGAAGACCCTGAGAATACCGGCGGCCGAACATCAAGCGCCCGGTAAATTCATCAACAATTATTATTTCGCCATCTTTTATGACATAATCGACATCACGTTTCATGATACCATGTGCCCTTAATGCCTGATTGATATGGTGAACTAAAGTTGTATTCTCCTGGTCTGACAAAATTTCAACGTTAAAAAACTCTTCCGCTTTTTTAATGCCGGCTTTTGTTAAAGATACATTCTTTCCTTTTTCATCAATAATATAATCGGCGTCAACATCATCCAAAAGTTCTTTTGAATCTTCCTCAAGCACTTTGTAGGGACGGAGACGCTTAACGAAATTATCTGCCTTTTGGTACATTTCAGTTGATTCTTCGCCAACGCCGGAGATAATAAGCGGTGTACGTGCCTCATCGATCAAAATAGAGTCAACCTCGTCGACAATAGCAAAATTGTGACCACGCTGAACCATAAATTCACGGTATGTCACCATGTTGTCACGAAGGTAATCGAATCCAAATTCGTTATTGGTACCATATGTTATGTCAGCATTATATGCGGACTTGCGGTCTTCGACACCATGGATAACGAGTCCGACCGAAAGCCCAAGATATCTGTATACTTTACCCATCCACTCACTGTCACGTTTGGCAAGGTAGTCATTAACTGTTACGATATGAACGCCTTTTCCGGTCAAAGCGTTAAGGTAAGCAGGAAGAGTTGCAACAAGCGTTTTACCTTCACCGGTTTTCATTTCAGAAATACGCCCTTGGTGAAGGACAATACCGCCGATCAGCTGGACTCGAAAGTGCCTCATGCCGAGAACACGCCATGAAGCTTCACGTACGGTTGCAAAAGCAGCCGGAAGTATATCATCAAGTGTTTCTCCTGCTTCAAGACGGCCTTTAAGCCATTCTGTTTTTCCTTTGAGCTCAGATTCTGAAAGCGCCTTATACTGGTCTTCCAATGCCTCTATGCTTTCAACAATATCATCAATACGTTTTAGCTCTCTTGAACTGTGAGAACCAAATATTTTTTCTATAAATTTCAATTTATTCACCTCGTTTTTTAACGCCATAATATTATAATAGTATAACAAAAACAAAATAAATTCAAACAAAATACGTTATTTTATATATTGTTCATATTTTATTCTTGAAGATAAGGGTAAAATCACTTACAATATTATGTGATATTTTTGGCATTTGTGGAGATTTTAATGAAAAAATTAAATATTGTACTATTAGAACCGGAAATTCCTCAAAATACTGGTAACATAGCAAGAACCTGCGCTGCTACCGGAGCATCACTTCACCTTATCAAACCTCTGGGGTTTTCAATAAGCGATAAACAAGTCAAAAGAGCGGGACTCGATTATTGG from Bacillota bacterium harbors:
- the hpt gene encoding hypoxanthine phosphoribosyltransferase, which codes for MMDDIKEILISEEKLHEKISEMGQIISEDYKDKNLLLVGILKGSVMFMTELMKNITIPAAIDFMSVSSYGKGTKSSGVVKIEKDLDIALDKYDVLIVEDILDSGITLSYIMEVLKNKNAKSIALATLLDKPDRRKMPVKLDYEGFIIPDEFVVGYGLDYAEKYRNLPFIGILKPCVYTE
- the tilS gene encoding tRNA lysidine(34) synthetase TilS yields the protein MSKRNFEKNLLNIIQKEKLVYSGCTVLAAVSGGADSTALLLALNSVKEAVGFTLCAIHVNHNLRGDESDRDELFVRDLCEKLKIPLRVASCNVKSIEKKLNISTELAARIARYNEFINEARGYSGCIVATAHTQDDNAETILHNLIRGTGLKGLCGIPQRIEKESIVFIRPLLKVTRKEIIEYLDAYGQSFVTDSTNADEKYTRNAIRHNIKAYIEERLNPSFSRTISRMSEGLIEDEEYLNSKAQEFLSKALIYKDDNEIILSAEKIKDFHNAISTRIIAVCMKSLSGIDYERSHIEAGLDISSKEGFKEASVPANLNVYKSGDKLVFRKDNETLEPYCKELKKGETFIPNIGKFHVLSQDDPKVNCLLIKERISYDKISKNLVVRSRRSGDRIVLNTSAGGKTLKKLFIELKIPAEKRIKIPVICDGDMPIAIMGYGVTPMYKPDKNTKDIMIIGLEESKL
- the ftsH gene encoding ATP-dependent zinc metalloprotease FtsH, yielding MKINLKSFAFYALLILVIITAITLLDSANSKEKLKYSDIIAQFEGGKVQEFVIDENNNLTMKLQDNTEQKYRLPSANLFLNDVGDLIKQQRRDGILKSYDYEAAQQLPVWVSFIPYALLILVFGAMWYFMMSNMNGGGSKAMSFAKSRAKKGIDESRKKTFDDVAGADEEKEELKEVVDFLKNPRKYMEIGARIPKGILLVGPPGTGKTLLARAVAGEAGVPFFSISGSDFVEMFVGVGASRVRDLFEQAKKNLPCIIFIDEIDAVGRHRGAGLGGGHDEREQTLNQLLVEMDGFGTNEGVIIIAATNRPDILDPALLRPGRFDRQIVVNVPDIKGREEILKVHARGKPLAQDVNLKTIAKSTAGFTGADLENLLNEAALLAARLNTKVITEKNIQDATIKVIVGPEKRSRVITERENRLTAYHEAGHAIVSRFLETQDPVHEISIIPRGRAGGYTLSLPKEDKYYSTRQEMEDEIVVLLGGRAAEKLALTDISTGASNDLERSTNIARQMITKYGMSDKLGPVVFGNPHEEVFLGRDFTTTKNISESFAAQIDNELKNIIDKCYEKAIGILDKYMDKLHVVAKTLLEKEKISGEEFEAIFNTVGEPEDSNEI